One Leptospira wolbachii serovar Codice str. CDC genomic region harbors:
- a CDS encoding DUF1574 family protein, which translates to MNQKRIYLYPFFIILIVFLIDKLVCIPELREAGRRAYKSGQNVLIGLPKVWEEDKKLQSENTKVVVVTGTSRSDIFHEWEKIPVNPSTYTGPIYFETRSSIKASEYFLFYLMIQSMTKAGFKPDVLFLEFSEEMLNENNVFSYKSKWQELMLHEDELIDIYPTFNFKYQREILAKLFFVSYNYHFSPTQGVSNWIKGKTANDDTYFIALASYLNKKRPLDTKNVGIELDNFTPKEYKDRIIDYSESQRELLLTKYTFSETEYGFLKKIIQHAEEHNIPTVLWEPQVHPYYNQLRKSITGGNLLETLGRPLVNPNSKNIRLISLNKGNTNCKTFVDSSHVSPICVPEIADKLLQIAKEIPNFK; encoded by the coding sequence ATGAACCAAAAACGTATTTATTTATACCCATTTTTCATCATCTTAATTGTATTTCTGATTGATAAACTGGTTTGTATACCTGAGTTAAGAGAAGCTGGTAGACGAGCCTATAAATCTGGACAAAACGTACTCATTGGATTGCCAAAAGTTTGGGAAGAAGATAAAAAACTCCAATCAGAAAATACGAAAGTTGTTGTTGTTACGGGAACTTCTCGCTCCGATATTTTTCACGAATGGGAAAAAATCCCTGTAAACCCATCTACATATACAGGACCAATTTATTTCGAAACCAGATCTTCCATCAAAGCATCCGAATATTTTTTATTTTATTTAATGATTCAATCCATGACAAAGGCAGGTTTTAAACCGGATGTCCTGTTTTTGGAATTTTCTGAAGAAATGTTAAATGAAAATAATGTATTTTCTTATAAATCAAAATGGCAAGAGCTAATGTTGCATGAAGATGAGTTAATCGACATCTATCCTACTTTTAATTTTAAGTATCAGCGAGAGATATTAGCAAAATTATTCTTTGTTTCTTATAACTACCATTTTAGTCCCACACAAGGAGTTTCCAACTGGATCAAAGGGAAAACAGCGAATGATGACACCTACTTCATTGCCCTTGCTTCCTATTTAAACAAGAAGAGACCTTTAGATACCAAAAACGTTGGAATCGAATTAGATAATTTTACACCAAAAGAATACAAAGATCGCATCATAGATTATAGCGAATCTCAACGTGAACTTTTACTTACAAAATATACTTTTTCCGAAACAGAATATGGATTTCTAAAAAAAATCATCCAACATGCAGAGGAACATAATATCCCAACCGTCCTTTGGGAACCGCAGGTCCACCCCTATTACAACCAACTGAGAAAATCGATCACAGGGGGAAATTTATTGGAGACTTTGGGTAGGCCTTTAGTGAATCCAAATTCAAAAAATATTCGTCTCATATCCTTGAACAAAGGAAATACAAATTGTAAAACTTTTGTGGATAGTAGCCATGTTTCACCCATTTGTGTTCCGGAAATTGCAGATAAGTTATTGCAAATCGCAAAGGAGATTCCAAACTTTAAGTAA
- a CDS encoding MBOAT family O-acyltransferase, with protein sequence MLFNSIDYFLFFVGCYTIYWMAPGRFRKYILIFFSLVFYGYWSLSFLTHFLLFILITHFFVLGILKTRKKIFLILGVVINLLNLCFFKYILTYLQFLSKEGEISIPFIQSLSEFALPLAISFYTFQMIAYLVDAWHGKFSESPFLNFLLFILFFPQLIAGPIMRHDDFYEQIDHAKLNWDFVHRGILHILSGIIKKVLIADQIAKSINPVFADPAGYDGLSIFISTMAFSLQVYGDFSGYTDLARGSAFLLGYEIPENFRSPFLSVSFSEFWSRWHITLSTWIRDYLYIPLGGNRVSESRFMFNTITVMALAGLWHGNTYTFFIWGFLHGIFLAIERFTFGKLNRKDMNTKQKIIGFIYVFIGFNLVSPFFRLDSLQGIYKFWSASTSTAKNFIYKPDFWLLIFACYLFQFVEYKNYFKEKLQPYTHWLVPIFTVLVFFALVKIENPVETFIYFQF encoded by the coding sequence ATGCTGTTCAATTCCATTGACTATTTTCTTTTTTTTGTAGGTTGTTATACTATCTATTGGATGGCTCCCGGAAGGTTCAGAAAATACATCCTCATTTTCTTTTCCTTAGTATTTTACGGGTATTGGAGTCTTTCTTTTCTAACTCATTTTTTACTCTTTATTCTCATCACACATTTTTTTGTTTTAGGAATCCTCAAAACCAGAAAGAAAATCTTTTTAATTTTAGGTGTGGTCATTAACTTATTAAATCTTTGTTTTTTTAAGTACATACTCACTTATCTGCAATTTTTAAGTAAGGAAGGAGAAATCTCCATTCCATTCATCCAATCTTTGAGTGAGTTTGCGCTTCCATTGGCCATTAGTTTCTATACTTTTCAGATGATTGCTTACCTTGTTGATGCTTGGCATGGAAAGTTTAGCGAATCACCATTTTTAAACTTCCTACTTTTTATTTTATTTTTCCCACAACTCATTGCGGGCCCTATTATGCGTCATGACGATTTTTATGAACAAATCGATCATGCCAAACTCAATTGGGATTTTGTCCATCGTGGAATTTTGCATATACTTTCTGGTATCATCAAAAAGGTTTTGATTGCCGATCAAATTGCAAAATCGATCAATCCTGTTTTTGCAGATCCCGCTGGATATGATGGACTGAGTATCTTCATTTCTACCATGGCTTTTTCCTTACAAGTCTACGGTGATTTTTCTGGATATACGGATCTTGCCCGAGGTTCGGCATTTTTACTCGGATATGAAATCCCTGAAAACTTTCGTTCCCCATTTTTGTCCGTTAGTTTTTCCGAGTTTTGGTCAAGATGGCATATCACATTGTCAACCTGGATCAGAGACTATCTATACATTCCGTTAGGTGGAAACCGAGTATCTGAATCTAGGTTTATGTTCAATACGATAACGGTAATGGCGCTCGCTGGTTTATGGCATGGGAACACCTACACATTTTTTATCTGGGGATTTTTGCATGGAATTTTCCTAGCAATAGAACGGTTTACTTTTGGTAAATTGAATCGGAAAGATATGAACACCAAACAGAAGATCATTGGATTTATTTATGTGTTCATTGGGTTCAATTTGGTTAGTCCTTTTTTTCGATTAGATTCTTTACAAGGAATTTATAAGTTTTGGTCTGCTTCTACTTCGACTGCTAAAAATTTTATTTATAAACCTGACTTTTGGTTACTGATCTTTGCTTGTTACCTCTTCCAATTTGTTGAATATAAAAACTATTTTAAAGAAAAACTCCAACCGTATACACATTGGTTAGTTCCCATATTTACTGTATTGGTTTTCTTTGCATTAGTGAAAATTGAGAACCCTGTGGAAACGTTTATCTATTTCCAATTCTGA
- a CDS encoding acetoacetate--CoA ligase — MATQNILWTPHSKNTNLSRFQGHLETKFAKSFSDYVSLHKFSIDEYELFWKEWLSYSGFKLHKEPEKTIEQSNHFSKSIWFPGALYNFAENLLEVGNPNELALVFYSEDGQIQKLTYAELKHEVLKLQKHFISLGVKKGDRVVGLVPNAPISTIGMLATTSLGAIWSSASPDFGVRGILDRFEQINPKVLISVESYLFKGKRISIEDKLEEVSIQLANANHSEFKQTLVYDFVEPIKDFGKIQFPFRYSEIGSRNVSEALVYTSVSFSDPVYIMFSSGTTGLPKCIVQGGGVLLNHTKELSLHCNLSKQDRFFYYTTCGWMMWNWSQSVLALGATLYQFDGNPFHPSWETLWSMAEKESIQVFGTSAKYLSVLEEEKISVQSKYTLSALKVILSTGSPLPNSGFRYVYENIKKDIQLSSISGGTDLNGCFALGNPNLPVFEGQIQCKGLGMDVQVFDDMGKSVENQKGELVCPTPFPSMPLSFWNDDSGAKYKSAYFETYDNIWCHGDFASITLENGLVIYGRSDATLNPGGVRIGTADIYSVVSTIPEVKDSVIIGQEYKDDVRVILFVVPADGVILDESLIKKIKERIKVETSPRHVPALVISVPEIPYTVNGKKVEIAVKQTVAGLEVKNKNALANPHSLDYFKNRKELGV; from the coding sequence ATGGCGACTCAAAATATACTTTGGACACCTCATTCAAAAAATACGAACCTTTCCCGTTTCCAAGGCCATTTGGAAACAAAGTTTGCAAAATCATTTTCTGATTATGTTTCTTTACATAAGTTTTCAATAGATGAATACGAATTGTTTTGGAAAGAATGGTTGTCTTATTCAGGTTTTAAGTTACACAAAGAACCGGAAAAAACGATAGAACAAAGTAATCATTTTTCAAAGTCGATTTGGTTTCCAGGTGCTTTGTATAATTTTGCTGAGAATTTATTAGAAGTAGGGAATCCTAATGAGTTGGCTTTGGTTTTTTATTCGGAAGATGGCCAAATACAAAAGTTAACTTATGCGGAACTCAAACACGAAGTTCTAAAATTACAAAAACATTTTATTTCCCTTGGAGTCAAAAAAGGGGATCGTGTAGTAGGTCTTGTACCAAATGCACCTATTTCCACTATCGGCATGTTGGCAACGACATCGTTAGGTGCTATATGGTCTAGCGCCTCACCTGACTTTGGTGTTCGAGGAATTCTTGATCGATTTGAACAAATAAATCCCAAAGTACTAATTTCGGTGGAATCTTACTTGTTTAAAGGTAAAAGAATTTCCATTGAAGATAAATTGGAGGAAGTATCCATTCAATTAGCCAATGCCAATCATTCTGAATTTAAACAGACTTTGGTATATGATTTTGTTGAGCCAATCAAAGACTTTGGTAAGATCCAATTTCCATTCCGATACAGTGAGATTGGTTCAAGGAATGTTTCTGAAGCGTTGGTTTATACATCCGTTTCATTTTCAGATCCAGTGTATATCATGTTTTCGTCCGGTACTACTGGCCTTCCGAAATGCATCGTTCAGGGAGGAGGTGTTTTGTTAAATCACACCAAGGAACTGTCGTTACATTGTAATCTATCCAAACAAGATCGATTTTTTTATTATACAACTTGCGGTTGGATGATGTGGAATTGGTCCCAATCTGTGTTGGCCTTGGGAGCCACGCTTTATCAATTTGATGGGAATCCATTCCATCCGTCTTGGGAAACTTTATGGTCCATGGCCGAAAAGGAATCCATCCAAGTTTTCGGAACCAGCGCCAAATACTTATCTGTTTTGGAAGAAGAAAAAATATCGGTTCAATCTAAGTATACGTTGTCTGCACTCAAGGTGATTCTTTCCACGGGTTCTCCTTTACCTAACTCTGGATTTCGTTATGTTTATGAAAATATAAAAAAAGATATACAACTTTCCTCCATCTCTGGTGGAACCGACTTAAATGGATGTTTTGCTTTGGGTAATCCCAACTTACCTGTGTTTGAAGGCCAAATTCAGTGTAAGGGTTTAGGGATGGATGTACAAGTGTTTGACGATATGGGAAAATCTGTGGAAAACCAAAAAGGGGAATTGGTATGTCCTACACCTTTTCCTTCGATGCCACTTTCTTTTTGGAATGATGATTCTGGTGCAAAATACAAATCAGCATACTTTGAAACTTATGATAATATTTGGTGCCATGGCGATTTCGCCTCGATCACACTTGAGAATGGTTTGGTGATCTATGGTCGCTCCGATGCCACTTTAAATCCAGGTGGTGTAAGAATTGGTACTGCTGATATCTATTCAGTAGTTTCTACCATTCCAGAAGTAAAAGACAGTGTTATCATAGGACAAGAGTATAAAGATGATGTCCGTGTGATTCTTTTTGTTGTACCAGCGGATGGTGTTATTTTGGATGAAAGTTTGATCAAAAAAATAAAGGAACGTATAAAAGTAGAAACTTCCCCTAGACATGTTCCTGCCTTAGTAATTTCTGTTCCCGAAATTCCTTATACGGTGAATGGCAAAAAAGTAGAAATTGCCGTAAAACAAACTGTAGCTGGTCTAGAAGTGAAAAATAAAAATGCTCTCGCTAATCCGCATTCTCTAGATTATTTTAAAAATCGAAAGGAACTTGGAGTATGA
- a CDS encoding c-type cytochrome, with protein sequence MIWIQSFLKNFSQIFNLFLLVILFPILIDCSSENESPKKEPPPPPAVTVPFPEAMYVQNGCVSCHGPVGNGRGTRTALLANSRIPNFQDKSTYIYGSTKEAIAKTIKNGIPGTYMKAYSHMRKGEIDAIADYVQKMQR encoded by the coding sequence ATGATTTGGATACAATCATTCCTTAAAAATTTTTCTCAAATTTTCAATTTGTTTCTTTTGGTCATTCTTTTCCCAATCTTGATAGATTGTTCTTCGGAAAATGAATCTCCCAAAAAAGAACCTCCCCCCCCACCAGCAGTGACCGTTCCTTTTCCAGAAGCTATGTATGTACAAAACGGATGCGTATCTTGTCATGGCCCAGTAGGTAATGGACGTGGCACAAGAACGGCATTGTTAGCGAACTCGCGGATCCCTAATTTTCAAGATAAGTCCACGTATATCTACGGATCAACCAAAGAAGCCATTGCAAAAACAATCAAAAACGGGATTCCAGGAACGTATATGAAAGCTTATTCACACATGCGAAAAGGGGAAATTGATGCTATTGCCGATTACGTTCAGAAAATGCAAAGATAA
- a CDS encoding LamG-like jellyroll fold domain-containing protein, whose protein sequence is MSYFQRICLYLILLLFFTCKFPGIDRSILETYSTFRFLQTNTVSYSVSFRVSGLMGSGLQIENNGDVVNVSANQTYTFSRKIQSGSPYNVTVKTQPTSPIQKCIVSSGSGTVLSGNIEGIQIVCGDALYLIYGTATGLLGNGLQVQNVTGAGTDVINVNSSSFSLPPIPSGETYNFSIISQPTSPSQTCSITTPAMTSGTMTAAHLPATINCITNSFAVNAQVTGILGTLTVGNELKLTLDGSNTINVTTDGTFAFPGTYLSGGNFSITIDNPGGIITTGVCSLASSTITVANGVYAIPVNCSNAFLISGTVSSPGGTTTSILSGTVTLDLVNTGGTPFVTQSITVNAGVTNFSFPSSIPGGSDYEIVVSASAPNQVCTMTAGATHSGTTSDQGTAIVNCSLPIPTFSPVSGTVFNDDGTVTLTTLIPGSEYRYTLGNGGQVDPTCSTGTMTTNTVPITNTNQAVIKAIHCKTGWLDSTVQNSTYTLKVATPTPSLATASLLNSGQSVSFSTTTTGTTWVCQEGAAGTPTDPVCGATANTCSSGTLGNYVFPTPGSSQNVKVRMCKLDYTSSDILTLNYQPNVYTVSGTISTLTIPFGINTFVLQNNLGDDLTIAGNGTFTFNTAIPTGSNYSVTVLSNPQNPWQTCAVTDGTGTIASTAIINVAIACTVNQYAMSGNITSTVPLPSGLTVTNGIDTINVPGGATTTPISFTTPIASGTNYDITITAEPPGHVCAIQSNYMGTVQGANITNVAVNCVAGYRYGNTITAKKPAPLQIQYYRGQVSTAAGQASNGSTDATGTSATFTSICGITFDGTRGFIVDSGNHKIRVFNPTTSAVTSLVGNGIAGNTSGSGSVSAFNNPRAITTDGTYLYVTDYSGNRIKRVLISSGYAETFAGDDTTISPANANVDSADPTLARFASPAGIVFDDDKLYIADRNNSAIRVIKLRNREVTTLTSGGDINQPEGITIFGDYIYATNMGTYNITKTHKVTGATTILAGSSSGGFVDGAGTGASFLMPHGLTHDGIFLYVADYGNHRIRRVHMVTGEVLTIAGSGGTGLADGEGVNAYLDTPLYIANIGNVLVFGTAHALRSLNASGLLAYYPLNGSVQNYLNNQTITAVGSPGFGLGRFGEAAGAVATSIGNAGTAPSPSGSINNITLSAWFNWDGTNAGIGKVIVFNGDIASSGHGLFIDSNKQLVVARGGYPSDSTYTTVIPNVWTHVAMTVDTNNVYRVYMNGNLIYEKQRSTNSVTGNLTVGVGSGGSFFFPGRIADVRYYGKNLNDAEINDLARTADSALVGNSYSSRPIELLMNYQFKGNTDPLGPVGTPLAINGGMTGYAPGRDRSSNSSMRFTLGNSGFLTGSELGLPLGQHPRSVCVWVNPDTYPINPNEHSAIFSYGTPGGGTEFILSIFKSGLGDNLIRFGGLGGGEVYTTYSIPLNRWSHICGTFDGTYGYIYVNGIDIVGPSNIGSSINTTPSTGVYIGRIMTFSTQTFAGKIDDLRVYSKALTDKEVRRLSAQIPVGLVARFDFNKDLQDVSGFGNQVTNMGVGLFTDRFGHAAGAISTNGTNYINVSTTDTQLPKSQQPRTVCVHFKSNLTNPGTMVSFGQTATDRLVALGAGSGGGKYYFAGFGNDVEESYFNHENVWHQLCGVYEGPDGGYAANLYHNGVKLKTETKNTWDTNPVAFTIGTRTDLLTSFSGLIDDVLVYNRALGPNEIQSLAGFDPRQVVTWSPTLAMSSLRLHLSADSLSNQGNGTAVTTWHDRSGNAASFFNGPMAPTYNNAGFIGKPSVSFNASNSEYLFRGSALDIPFNNSTFFLAFSRTTLTNGTLFESATDGVSYYLDSNIIRMAKPSEGLIGSSTGIFGGTLIPYLVAAEYNSGTSLGFYSNGGSGGTSTDITKVFTPYNLYLGTNETTSSFFSGHIAEVLYYKTSLSGPGRTIVFCYLSQKYNISLVGTGIVCD, encoded by the coding sequence ATGAGTTACTTCCAAAGAATTTGCCTCTATCTTATTTTACTGCTGTTCTTTACCTGTAAATTTCCAGGGATTGACCGTTCTATTTTGGAAACCTATTCCACCTTTCGATTTTTACAGACCAATACTGTCTCATATTCTGTATCCTTTCGTGTCTCGGGACTTATGGGATCCGGCCTCCAAATTGAAAACAACGGAGATGTTGTGAATGTTTCGGCTAACCAAACTTATACCTTCTCAAGAAAAATACAATCTGGCTCCCCTTATAATGTAACAGTCAAAACACAACCCACTTCACCCATCCAAAAATGCATTGTGTCTTCTGGATCAGGAACCGTACTCAGTGGCAATATTGAAGGGATTCAAATTGTTTGCGGAGATGCACTGTATCTTATTTATGGAACAGCCACCGGTCTTCTTGGCAATGGACTCCAAGTACAAAATGTAACTGGTGCTGGAACTGATGTAATCAATGTCAATTCCTCAAGTTTTTCACTTCCACCCATTCCTTCTGGAGAAACGTATAATTTTAGCATCATAAGCCAACCCACAAGCCCAAGCCAAACTTGTTCGATCACAACACCGGCAATGACCTCAGGTACAATGACTGCTGCTCATTTACCAGCAACGATTAACTGTATCACAAACTCATTTGCGGTAAATGCACAAGTGACAGGAATTTTGGGAACACTCACTGTTGGCAATGAACTCAAACTTACGTTAGATGGATCGAATACGATTAATGTAACTACCGATGGAACGTTTGCCTTTCCAGGAACCTATTTGAGTGGAGGGAACTTTTCCATAACCATTGATAACCCTGGTGGTATCATCACAACAGGTGTTTGTTCTTTAGCATCCAGTACAATCACCGTTGCCAATGGTGTTTATGCCATTCCTGTTAATTGTAGCAATGCATTTCTTATCAGTGGCACGGTTTCGAGTCCTGGGGGAACCACAACCAGTATCCTCAGTGGCACTGTCACTTTGGACTTAGTCAATACAGGTGGAACTCCCTTTGTGACTCAATCCATCACTGTAAATGCAGGTGTGACAAATTTTTCCTTTCCATCCTCAATTCCCGGTGGTTCTGATTACGAGATAGTTGTTTCTGCATCAGCACCTAACCAAGTTTGTACGATGACAGCAGGAGCCACTCACTCAGGAACCACTTCGGATCAGGGAACCGCCATAGTCAATTGTAGTCTGCCTATCCCTACATTTTCTCCAGTGAGTGGAACTGTTTTTAATGATGATGGAACTGTAACTCTCACCACTCTGATCCCTGGGTCCGAGTATCGTTATACATTGGGAAATGGCGGGCAAGTGGACCCAACTTGCTCCACAGGGACAATGACAACGAATACAGTTCCCATCACCAATACAAACCAAGCTGTCATCAAAGCCATTCATTGTAAAACGGGTTGGCTTGACTCCACCGTTCAAAACTCTACTTACACTTTGAAGGTGGCCACGCCAACTCCTAGTTTGGCGACAGCTTCTCTTTTGAATTCCGGACAATCTGTTAGTTTTTCAACTACGACAACGGGAACCACTTGGGTTTGTCAGGAAGGAGCTGCGGGGACACCTACTGATCCCGTTTGTGGTGCGACAGCGAACACTTGTTCTTCGGGAACATTAGGTAATTATGTATTCCCCACTCCAGGCTCTTCTCAAAACGTAAAAGTCAGAATGTGTAAATTAGATTATACAAGTAGTGACATTCTGACTTTAAACTACCAACCCAATGTTTATACTGTTAGTGGAACGATTAGTACCTTAACCATTCCCTTTGGCATAAATACTTTTGTTTTGCAAAACAATTTAGGGGATGATTTAACCATTGCGGGGAACGGAACTTTTACCTTCAACACAGCCATCCCTACTGGTTCCAATTATTCTGTCACAGTTCTCTCCAATCCCCAAAACCCTTGGCAGACTTGTGCTGTTACCGATGGGACAGGGACGATCGCTTCTACAGCCATTATAAACGTAGCCATTGCTTGTACGGTCAATCAATATGCAATGAGTGGAAATATCACAAGTACTGTTCCCTTACCTTCTGGGCTGACCGTTACCAATGGAATTGATACCATCAATGTTCCCGGTGGTGCTACAACCACTCCTATCTCCTTTACAACGCCGATTGCCAGTGGAACCAATTATGATATCACTATCACAGCAGAACCTCCCGGCCATGTTTGTGCGATCCAATCCAATTATATGGGTACTGTCCAAGGAGCTAACATTACCAATGTGGCAGTGAACTGTGTAGCTGGGTATCGGTATGGAAATACGATCACAGCCAAAAAACCAGCACCATTACAAATACAGTATTACCGAGGCCAGGTAAGTACCGCTGCGGGGCAAGCCTCAAATGGGTCGACCGATGCAACAGGAACTTCAGCCACATTCACAAGTATTTGTGGGATCACTTTTGATGGAACCAGAGGGTTTATTGTTGATTCAGGAAATCATAAAATTCGAGTTTTTAATCCAACAACCAGTGCTGTGACTTCGCTTGTGGGAAATGGGATCGCAGGGAATACTTCAGGATCGGGATCTGTCAGTGCCTTCAATAATCCAAGAGCCATAACAACCGACGGAACCTATCTCTATGTCACAGATTATAGTGGAAATCGAATCAAAAGAGTTCTCATTAGCTCAGGTTATGCGGAAACTTTTGCAGGTGATGATACAACAATCTCACCAGCCAATGCAAATGTTGATTCTGCTGATCCCACACTTGCACGGTTTGCCTCACCTGCGGGAATTGTTTTTGACGATGATAAATTGTATATCGCCGACCGTAATAATTCTGCGATTCGAGTGATCAAACTCAGAAACCGCGAAGTCACTACCCTTACCAGTGGCGGTGATATCAACCAACCGGAAGGAATTACTATTTTCGGCGATTATATTTATGCAACAAATATGGGTACTTATAATATCACTAAAACTCATAAAGTGACTGGGGCCACAACCATTCTCGCAGGAAGTTCTTCAGGTGGTTTTGTCGATGGTGCCGGTACTGGCGCCAGTTTTTTAATGCCCCATGGACTTACTCATGATGGAATTTTTTTATATGTAGCAGATTATGGAAATCACCGCATAAGACGTGTCCATATGGTAACGGGCGAAGTACTCACAATCGCAGGATCTGGTGGCACAGGCCTTGCGGATGGAGAAGGTGTGAATGCATATCTTGATACTCCGTTGTACATTGCAAATATTGGAAATGTTTTAGTATTTGGAACGGCACATGCTCTTCGGTCACTCAATGCTTCTGGACTTTTAGCATACTATCCTCTCAATGGATCCGTTCAAAATTATTTGAATAACCAAACAATCACTGCTGTGGGAAGTCCAGGATTTGGACTCGGTCGATTTGGAGAAGCTGCAGGGGCAGTGGCAACCTCCATTGGAAATGCAGGAACGGCACCATCACCATCGGGATCCATAAACAACATTACTTTATCCGCTTGGTTCAATTGGGATGGAACCAATGCAGGAATTGGTAAGGTCATTGTTTTTAATGGTGACATTGCCTCTTCCGGACATGGTCTTTTTATCGACTCCAATAAACAATTGGTTGTGGCACGGGGAGGTTATCCTAGTGACTCCACATACACAACAGTCATTCCGAACGTATGGACCCATGTCGCGATGACTGTTGATACCAATAATGTTTATCGTGTGTATATGAATGGAAATCTAATCTATGAAAAACAACGATCCACCAATTCTGTCACAGGAAATCTTACTGTCGGAGTCGGTTCAGGTGGTTCTTTTTTCTTTCCTGGCCGCATTGCCGATGTTAGGTACTACGGAAAAAATCTAAATGATGCAGAAATCAATGACTTAGCGCGGACAGCAGATTCTGCTCTTGTTGGTAATTCCTATTCCTCTCGCCCAATCGAACTTCTGATGAATTACCAATTTAAAGGAAATACAGACCCTTTGGGTCCAGTTGGGACCCCGCTTGCTATCAATGGCGGTATGACAGGATACGCTCCAGGCCGGGACAGAAGTTCTAATTCGAGTATGCGATTTACTTTGGGTAACTCTGGTTTTTTGACTGGTTCAGAATTAGGATTACCTTTAGGCCAACATCCAAGAAGTGTTTGTGTTTGGGTGAACCCAGACACTTATCCAATCAATCCCAATGAACACTCTGCCATTTTTTCTTATGGAACCCCAGGCGGCGGAACCGAATTTATACTTTCTATTTTTAAAAGCGGGCTTGGTGACAATCTAATTCGGTTCGGGGGGTTAGGTGGTGGCGAGGTTTATACAACCTATTCCATCCCACTCAACCGATGGTCCCACATTTGCGGAACTTTCGATGGAACTTATGGTTATATTTATGTCAATGGTATTGATATCGTTGGTCCATCCAATATCGGATCCTCCATCAACACTACTCCTAGTACGGGAGTTTATATAGGTAGAATCATGACTTTTTCTACCCAAACTTTTGCCGGTAAAATAGACGACCTCCGTGTGTATTCAAAAGCTTTAACTGATAAAGAAGTGAGAAGACTTTCTGCTCAAATTCCAGTGGGTCTTGTGGCTCGTTTTGATTTTAACAAAGACCTTCAGGATGTAAGTGGGTTTGGAAACCAAGTTACCAATATGGGTGTAGGTCTTTTCACTGACAGATTTGGTCATGCAGCGGGAGCCATTAGTACAAACGGTACTAATTATATCAATGTTTCGACAACTGATACCCAATTACCAAAAAGCCAACAGCCAAGAACCGTTTGTGTTCATTTTAAATCGAACCTCACCAATCCCGGTACGATGGTAAGTTTTGGACAGACGGCTACCGACCGTTTGGTGGCACTTGGAGCAGGTTCTGGTGGAGGTAAGTATTACTTTGCAGGATTCGGAAATGATGTGGAAGAATCTTACTTCAACCATGAAAATGTTTGGCATCAACTCTGCGGTGTCTACGAAGGACCTGACGGTGGTTATGCTGCAAATTTATACCATAATGGCGTTAAACTAAAGACAGAAACCAAAAATACTTGGGATACTAATCCTGTTGCATTTACTATCGGGACACGAACCGATCTATTAACTAGTTTTTCCGGATTGATTGATGATGTTTTGGTTTATAACCGAGCTCTTGGTCCCAACGAGATTCAATCCCTCGCAGGTTTTGATCCAAGACAGGTAGTTACTTGGTCTCCAACACTTGCAATGAGTAGCTTACGCCTCCACCTAAGTGCCGATAGTTTATCAAACCAAGGAAATGGAACAGCGGTGACTACTTGGCATGATAGAAGTGGTAATGCCGCCTCTTTTTTTAATGGACCGATGGCTCCGACATACAATAACGCTGGGTTCATTGGAAAACCATCTGTATCTTTTAATGCGTCAAACTCTGAATATCTTTTCCGAGGTTCTGCTTTAGACATTCCTTTCAATAACTCAACCTTCTTCTTAGCTTTTAGCCGTACAACACTTACCAATGGAACTTTATTTGAATCAGCCACCGATGGAGTTTCCTACTATTTAGATTCCAATATCATTCGAATGGCAAAACCATCAGAAGGCCTCATTGGAAGTAGTACCGGGATATTTGGAGGGACACTAATCCCTTATTTGGTTGCCGCAGAATACAATTCAGGAACTTCCTTAGGTTTTTATTCAAATGGTGGTAGCGGTGGAACCTCCACAGACATAACTAAGGTATTTACTCCATACAATCTTTATTTAGGAACGAATGAAACTACCTCTAGTTTCTTCTCCGGTCATATCGCAGAAGTTCTTTATTACAAAACCAGTCTATCAGGTCCCGGCAGGACTATTGTTTTTTGTTATTTGTCTCAAAAGTATAACATTAGTTTGGTTGGAACAGGAATCGTGTGTGATTAA